In Acidobacteriota bacterium, the DNA window CTTCGTCACGGCGTTCATTCCCCGGTCCTCGAGACCCTCCGGCAGGCTGTAGCCGTCGTAGAGCGCGCGCAGCGCGTGGATTCCGCCGAGGAGCGGGACGGTCCGGTGCCTCTCGGCGGGGAACGCTTCGCTCTTCCAGCGGAAGCCCGGGACCTTGCGCGCGCCGAGCGCGGCGACGAGCTCCTCCCAGTCCGCGAGCGCCTGGCCCGAGTCGCCCGACCGCGCGGCGTAGAGGAACGCGTTCAGGGACGGCGCGGATTCGAGCGCTTTCTTGAGCGAGCGGGCCGGGAGGCGGCCATCCCAGTCGAGGCTCGGGCTGAGCGCGACGTAGGCGTGGAAGAGCGCCGGCTCGGACGTCAGCGTATAGAGCACGAACTGTCCGCCCGCCGAGTGGCCGACGAGCGTACGGAACCCGTCGGTGCGGTACGTCTTCTCCACGAGAGGGACGAGCTCTGCCGAGAGGAAGCGCTTGAAGTTCGCGGCGCCGCCGCCGCCGACCCAGGCTTCCTTCCAGTCCGTCTGTGTGAAGTCCCGGATGCGCACGGTGCTCGCGATCGCGACGACGATCGTCTCGGGGATCTCGCCTTCGGCCGCGAGGAAGTCCGTGGAGGCGGCGGTGTGGAGGAAGTGAGTCTTGCCGTCGAGGACGTAGAGGACCGGGTAACGCCGGTCCTTCGCCCACTTGTAGCTGGCGGGCAGGTGGACCTGGTACGTCCGGTCCTCGTTCAGCACCTTCGAGTGGATGCGGAGCGTCTCTCCGATCGTGACGGGCTCGCCCGCACGGGCGGTTGCCGGAAAGACGATCAGAAGCGAGAGGGCAAGAAGCCGGACGGTCGCCATCCGCCGACGATACCAAGTCTCAACGGGGCCG includes these proteins:
- a CDS encoding alpha/beta hydrolase, with the translated sequence MATVRLLALSLLIVFPATARAGEPVTIGETLRIHSKVLNEDRTYQVHLPASYKWAKDRRYPVLYVLDGKTHFLHTAASTDFLAAEGEIPETIVVAIASTVRIRDFTQTDWKEAWVGGGGAANFKRFLSAELVPLVEKTYRTDGFRTLVGHSAGGQFVLYTLTSEPALFHAYVALSPSLDWDGRLPARSLKKALESAPSLNAFLYAARSGDSGQALADWEELVAALGARKVPGFRWKSEAFPAERHRTVPLLGGIHALRALYDGYSLPEGLEDRGMNAVTKHYEAFSRTLGWPVPPTESAINAVAYAALEHDRVEEALALFQKNVDEHPYSANAWDGLKDGYAKAGQWKDAAASADRALALARASNDPQLPEFEHQARKMRERLKQEKGPSR